TATTTCAGTCTTtaatggagaggaagaggaagatacACTGACTAATGTACACCGAGCCTTTGGTAAtatgcacatttaaacaaacacacacacttcgtcctgtgtgtcttttcttttgccTGAAAAATCATTTTGAAGACTAAGGCTTGTTCGGGTTGTCTTTCCACCTTTAGATCTACAGCCCACGGTGGAGAGTGATTCGGCAACAACTGGACCACGGTCGTAGAAACCAAAACACAAGCTGCAGTACTTAACATATAAAAGTAAGAATAAGTCACTGACACTTGTTGACGACTGCGAAACGAAGGAAAACACTTTATGGTTTGCTAAGAATTGTCATGGAACaagaaatgatttattttcaattgaCATTTTACTACCTGGGACATTGAGATGACT
This window of the Cottoperca gobio chromosome 7, fCotGob3.1, whole genome shotgun sequence genome carries:
- the LOC115010794 gene encoding putative helicase mov-10-B.2: MTRARAFLIVVGDPRLLKTDQIWNKFIHYCFKEGGYRGISVFNGEEEEDTLTNVHRAFDLQPTVESDSATTGPRS